In Eleutherodactylus coqui strain aEleCoq1 chromosome 4, aEleCoq1.hap1, whole genome shotgun sequence, the following are encoded in one genomic region:
- the LOC136624390 gene encoding zinc finger protein 436-like: MDVSPHKQDYTVVKKTSSDDCQAPVSDGWGRPLSPITGPPPHPLILEEIDEQKILELTNKMIRLLTGEVPIRCQDVTVYFSIEEWEYLEGHQDLYKDVMMEDQQSPPSPGRTSKRTAAERCPYPSLPQDDQLVNPDEDLIPIDATETHVWGDQPCKEGIPTDDPPDDKTRNSKGHLISTDYEVEDPGIIQDTNEKPAIIPNMPSALHSKNLSSDPSKHVSSSDSLKNVKQNKIYRTDVEQQRAHTGEKPYSCSECGKCFNRKSKLVLHQRIHTGERPYSCSECGKCFNQKSNLVLHQRIHTGEKPYSCSECRKCFNLKSNLVLHQRIHTGERPYSCSECGKCFNRKSSLVLHQRIHTGEKPFSCSECGKGFNLKSNLVLHQRIHTREKPHSCSECGKCFYRKSNLVLHQRNHTVEKPYSCSECGKSFNNKSDLVKHQRIHTGEKPYSCSECGKSFNNKSDLVKHQRIHTGEKPYSCSECGKCFNQKSSLVLHQGIHTGEKPYSCSECGKCFNRKSSLVLHQRTHTG, translated from the exons atggatgtatctccccataaacaggattacacggtagtgaagaagacttctagtgacgactgtcaggccccggtgtctgatggatggggaagaccccttagtccaatcacagggcctccacctcaccccctgatactggaggagatcgatgaacagaagatcctagaactcaccaacaagatgattaggctgctgactggagag gttcctataaggtgtcaggacgtcactgtctatttctccatagaggagtgggagtatttagaaggacaccaggatctgtacaaggacgtcatgatggaggaccaacagtcccccccatcaccag gtagaaccagtaagagaacagcagcggagagatgtccctaTCCTtctcttccacaggatgatcag ctggtgaatccggatgaagatctgatccctattgatgctacagagacacatgtgtggggggatcagccgtgtaaggaggggattcctacagatgaccccccag ATGACAAAACTAGAAACTCCAAAGGACATCTGATATCAACAGATTATGAAGTGGAAGATCCTGGTATCATACAAGATACAAATGAAAAGCCGGCTATTATCCCAAATatgccctcagcccttcacagcaaaaatcTATCTTCTGATCCTTCTAAACATGTTTCATCTTCTGATTCATTGAAGaatgttaaacaaaataaaatttacAGAACAGATGTTGAACAACAAAgagctcacacaggggagaagccatattcatgttctgagtgtggtaaatgttttaaccgaaaatcaaagcttgtgttacatcagagaattcacacaggggaaaggccatattcatgttctgaatgtgggaaatgttttaaccaaaaatcaaatcttgtgttacatcagagaattcacacaggggagaagccatattcatgttctgaatgtaggaaatgttttaacctaaaatcaaatcttgtgttacatcagagaattcacacaggcgaaaggccatattcatgttctgaatgtggaaaatgttttaaccgaaaatcaagtcttgtgttacatcagagaattcacacaggggagaagccattttcatgttctgaatgtgggaaaggttttaacctaaaatcaaatcttgtgttacatcagagaattcacacgagGGAAAAGCCccattcttgttctgaatgtgggaaatgtttttaccgaaaatcaaatcttgtgttacatcagagaaatcacacagtggagaagccatattcatgttctgaatgtgggaaatcttttaacaataaatcagatcttgttaaacatcagagaattcatacaggggaaaagccatattcatgttcagaatgtgggaaatcttttaacaataaatcagatcttgttaaacatcagagaattcatacaggggaaaagccatattcttgttctgaatgtgggaaatgttttaaccaaaaatcaagtcttgtgttacatcagggaattcacacaggggagaagccatattcatgttctgaatgtgggaaatgttttaaccgaaaatcaagtcttgtgttacatcagagaactcacacagggtag